One Candidatus Rokuibacteriota bacterium DNA window includes the following coding sequences:
- a CDS encoding type II toxin-antitoxin system HicB family antitoxin produces the protein MGIGGYGRGSELKTYDFKVILEPDETGGYVVTCPSLAGCYSRGETVEEALANIKEAIELCLEDMKAHGEEIPDPSGVLIGSVVVSR, from the coding sequence ATGGGTATCGGAGGTTACGGAAGGGGGTCAGAGCTGAAGACCTATGACTTCAAGGTGATCCTGGAGCCCGATGAAACTGGCGGATACGTGGTGACCTGTCCTTCGCTGGCCGGCTGCTATAGCCGGGGCGAGACCGTTGAAGAGGCCCTCGCCAATATCAAGGAGGCCATCGAGCTCTGCCTTGAGGACATGAAGGCTCATGGAGAGGAGATCCCCGACCCCTCTGGGGTGCTCATCGGCAGCGTAGTCGTCAGCCGGTGA